The genomic DNA CAATAATCTATTTATAGCTATTTTACGCactacacaaaaataaattttcgaactatattttaagaaattaacaaaatataatataggtAATCTTTTAGACTACTGGAtgttctctcattggcaatcacagcTCAACTCCTTTTAATATCCtacaaatagaaataagatgtggtatgggtgcaaATGAGACTAGGCCCATATCCAAGTAACAATCATTATGTGTTAACATTAAACCAGTATATGCCAATGTACGACTTTCAACATAGtattggctcacactgaacagcaagctataaaggattCAAAATTGTCTtcgtgtaaaacaattcaaacatgaaaaccaacggttgatttatttaagaaaaacaagaaactgtcacaacgacagcaaaccggatttattaacatttatttgtgtcctggcaatataaCAAgtaccataactcctgaacggtaagaGTAAAAATCggcattattaaacttgacctccattttgtcatgaGTGACaacttattaaaatttgaaaagctttggttgaatagtttatgagtaaatgcacggacatgactggcaacaccatttttcaatctttcaagaaagacaactcctgaacggtaaaagtcagaatcgtcattattgatcttgacctccattttgtcatcagtaacaacatattaaaatttgaaaagctttggttgaacagtttatgagtaaatgcacggacatgactggcaacaccatttttcaatctttcaagaaccataactcctgaacggtaaaagtcaaaatcgctattattgattgattgttggttgctttacgccgcataagcacaaaaaggctaaaTCGCGGCGAGATTGattattattgaatttgaccttcattttgttgtcagtaacaacatattaaacttttaaaagctttggttgagcagttcatgagtaaatgcacggacaacatttggttgCCGCCCGCCCGACTGCtcgccgtacatccccaaatcaataaccgacatttatGTCACAAAACTCCGGTTAAAAACGacaattgtttctttttcattaaTTCACATGGCTATAGGCATCCAAAAACATACcatgtcattttaaaataaaaggaaCAGCTAgcgataacaaaacaaaatttgaattctaaatatttatttgatcaGTGCTTGGCAATACCAATAAATTAGAGTGTTCATTCTAAAATCTTTTAACCCCACATCGCGAGGTAAAAATATGTTCTTTGGACGGTTTTTATTCTGTTagaatgaaaatgtaaatgcGCATGCTTTCCATTTCTTACAACACAAATAAATGAGGCACCTTTTCTATCTAAGGAGTTGAAAATGTCTTGTGCAGTTTTAAGGACGTTCCTGTATCCTTGCCACCAATTTCCAACACGTTTTTTCTCGGCTACTGCTTTCATATTCTTCTCAGCTCTTGCTAAATTCATGACTGACCGGCTCTTGTCCACACTAGCCACTACAATGTTTCTTCCATTTTTCCTAAATTTGATGTGTCCCCCACCAACCCCTACCCAATGATTGGCACCGCCAGATATGGGGTCATAGGCGAGAACAACCCAGTCCCTCCAGTAGTATTTGCCACCAAGGAGACGAAAGAGTCCAGTGGCAAATTGGCCATTTGTCTGACCACTGTTTGTAGCAGCGTATGCGTCAATATCTTTCCCGCATTGGGGGTGATAATTTACATTAGTGCACTGGTAGTCAATTTGCTCGAACTTCCCTTTCACTTCTTTTATTCTCTTTTCCCAATCAGACTTCATAAAATTTGCATTGTGGGtaaatttgttaacaaaaagATAGCCCAATTCAACTTTTACAGCTTGAAAAAGAAGTTGCATTACACCGAGAAGAAATACCTGCGTCTTCTTGCGGTCATTTTCGGTATACCGCAAAACGGAAGTACCAAGATCTTCTTGAAATGTATCTTGCTTTTGGACGATGGCTTGATACAATTTTGTGCCACTATTCTGAAAATCACCTTCATAATTCGCAATAAAAATTGTCTTTCTGTTTTTCACAGCAACCTGCGGAACAgcataaatatattgaaactCTCGCGACACAGCATTGATCCTTTGTTCTAGTTGCCCGAAATTGATTGCAACAATATTCCACTGAATCAACCGCTCGACGTCGTTAAATCGATTATCAACTCTATCCAATCGATTGTCGATAGTTTTCATCATATCTTTCATGAAACCCAACTCCTCAGATTCTGATGGAATGAACGCCATGACGACCCCTATAAATGGACCTAATGCACCAAGGTAGGGACCAATACCTTTTGCGATCTTTGTTAAAGACGTTGTGAATTCCTTCTTTTCAAGCAGTTCCGCTATCCCTTTTCCAAGTTCAAGGCCAGCATTAACTTGTTGTTTTTCTTCCGGAGTCATGCTATGGATAGGCGAGGAAAATAACATCAAAAGAGTTACCAAGAAGGACCATTTAGAAGCGAACtctgaaaattaatttaaaggtaaaatgagaatttaatcaaatattacatacatgtacatgtacatacagaCTACAAATTGCGTATAGAATATTCAATAGATAAATGtattaagaaactaaaaataaaccaACTAAAACACgaacacaaatacatgtacatgcttcAATATAGAGCATAGAAGAATGTGAATATTTCGTTTTGTGCGACAGTTCATTTTGGTTTCTATTCGTAGTCCACGTAAAAGACTATCAATAATAagcaataaaacataaaagtgTCGTGTGAAAATtgcagaattaaaaaaaatctgtgatctatagttgttgcAAACTCCTATATCAATTGGTATAGGTGGAAAGTTGACTCGTAGTTTTATAAGATTTTAGGTGaaacgcaaaacaaaaaaaggagattaatttgaaattaaaggcTAACAACTCTAATATTTCAGTAGATTGACGATTTCCGTTATTTGGCAACTATAAATATGGACCAATTCAAGTACACCTTCTttggtgcgctcgactttaggcAGAAACcgtttgattttctggggggagGGGgcctatggatttttttttctggacaaaccttttttttcgccttcggTGAAAAACTATCTATTTTTTTgtcgacaagtcgaaaacattttttttctttccattttagcgttacatatagtggcagctgagggtgaaacacacattttttttcgcagggtcaaaaacaaattacttttttctctaaaaactggaaacactttttttccaaaaaaatgtatatcccccctccgaaaatcaaatggttgctgccttaatGACTCTGTATTTTGGAATGTAAATGCtgtttatgactttt from Mytilus trossulus isolate FHL-02 chromosome 8, PNRI_Mtr1.1.1.hap1, whole genome shotgun sequence includes the following:
- the LOC134728120 gene encoding uncharacterized protein LOC134728120 isoform X1; the protein is MVKIKLEFASKWSFLVTLLMLFSSPIHSMTPEEKQQVNAGLELGKGIAELLEKKEFTTSLTKIAKGIGPYLGALGPFIGVVMAFIPSESEELGFMKDMMKTIDNRLDRVDNRFNDVERLIQWNIVAINFGQLEQRINAVSREFQYIYAVPQVAVKNRKTIFIANYEGDFQNSGTKLYQAIVQKQDTFQEDLGTSVLRYTENDRKKTQVFLLGVMQLLFQAVKVELGYLFVNKFTHNANFMKSDWEKRIKEVKGKFEQIDYQCTNVNYHPQCGKDIDAYAATNSGQTNGQFATGLFRLLGGKYYWRDWVVLAYDPISGGANHWVGVGGGHIKFRKNGRNIVVASVDKSRSVMNLARAEKNMKAVAEKKRVGNWWQGYRNVLKTAQDIFNSLDRKGASFICVVRNGKHAHLHFHSNRIKTVQRTYFYLAMWG